The region ACTACTTTGCAACCATCTACGACGATTATAGTGAGCCATAATTAAATCTAGTCTTGAGTTTGACTCTCAATACTAATAAACCCAATAGAGTAACAATCAATAAGCTTAATAGCTGTTTTTTGCTTAATACCGTGATGAGGCTCTGGCTAACAGGACTCTCATAATAGCTAGCACTATTGATGCTATTTTTCATTAACAGGCTGTCTTTTTGGTTTAATGTAAAGGATGATTTTTTCAAGGTACTAGGGAAATATTTTTCTACTATTTTGTTTTCAAAATAGGCGATTTTCAACCGTCGTTGCTGTTCAACGGAGGAATAACGTTTTGTTTGTTTCCCCGTCTTGAGATAGTAGTCACGCCGATTCAAATGTACGCGCAGCTCGTGCAAAAAAGAATTAGTCATAGGTGAATAGCGGGTGATAAATTCCTTATAGTCATCGAGAAAAGGGGCCGCATCCAGTTTTTGTGCAGCATCTACCGCATACTTTCTATCATGTTGTTTTAACTCATTTGGACTAAAGCGGGAACGAAATAAGCCTATTTCTTCGTCTTTATAACGATAACCATATTCAGACATAATATGACCATTATGGGATAAAAAAGATAAGGGACTTATTTTTTTGCTATACCAGTTTATGGTATCAGGCGTATTAGCAAAGCTGAATATCAGTAGTGATAAACAGAATATTGCAAGCCATAAAACCAATTGAACACTATGGCTATTGATCGGGCGATTAATCACTTTAGGCTGTATGCCTTTCGCTATAGCAACGCAAACTACGATCGCAGCCATAATATTAATGCCAATGTCGTCTAATCCCCAAACACGATTTGGCATAAGCCACTGTAACGTCTCATCAATTATTCCCACCGATGCTGCTGCAAGCACTATAGCAATATAGATTAGCGTATTAGGGTGGCGCCATGACAAAGCATGAAACAGAAAAATCGCTAATACACCATACTGAATAAAATGTATGGCTTCAACCGGATTGCTCCACAAGCTAAGTGTATACGCGACAAGAAATGCGGCACACAATAGTATCCAAATAATATTCTTTGGTTTTAATTTAATTGTTGTGTGTTTTATTCGAACGAATAGCAACAGTGTTGAAATAACGATAATGGTAATAACAATATAACCAAAAGCGTGATCTCCAAAAGCGCTACGAATGTAGCCTTGTAATGTTCGTGCTAAAGGGATAGTCAAAAATAA is a window of Gammaproteobacteria bacterium DNA encoding:
- a CDS encoding VanZ family protein, whose amino-acid sequence is MSRKKIIATEFRCWLVVALWIVILFLTIPLARTLQGYIRSAFGDHAFGYIVITIIVISTLLLFVRIKHTTIKLKPKNIIWILLCAAFLVAYTLSLWSNPVEAIHFIQYGVLAIFLFHALSWRHPNTLIYIAIVLAAASVGIIDETLQWLMPNRVWGLDDIGINIMAAIVVCVAIAKGIQPKVINRPINSHSVQLVLWLAIFCLSLLIFSFANTPDTINWYSKKISPLSFLSHNGHIMSEYGYRYKDEEIGLFRSRFSPNELKQHDRKYAVDAAQKLDAAPFLDDYKEFITRYSPMTNSFLHELRVHLNRRDYYLKTGKQTKRYSSVEQQRRLKIAYFENKIVEKYFPSTLKKSSFTLNQKDSLLMKNSINSASYYESPVSQSLITVLSKKQLLSLLIVTLLGLLVLRVKLKTRFNYGSL